Below is a window of Buchnera aphidicola (Pemphigus populi) DNA.
ATCATTACCCAAACCATGCATTTTAGAAAAAAATATTTTATTTTTTTTTATCATATTTAATATTGTTTCATCCTTTACTTAACTTTATTTTTCAATTATTCTATTAATAGTATATTAATTTTCTTGATATTTTATTTTAAGTATAAAGACATTTTAATATATATAAAATAATAAAAAAAAATATATTTTATATAAAATAAGGGAAAAAAATTAATATTTTAAAATTTCATAAAATAGTGGATGAATTAATGTTCACTATAGAAGATAAATTAGACAACTATTGCAGTAATATCGACATAGATTATGAAATACAGTATCATACTATGACGATAACATTTTACAATAAAAATAAAATTATAATAAATCGACAAGAATCATTAAAACAAATTTGGTTAGCAACAAAACAGAATGGATATCATTTTAAATATAAAAAAAAAGAATGGATATGTGACAAATATAAAGATAATATTTGGAATATATTAACTAACACTTTTTTAATAGAAACTAATGAGTTAATAATTTTTCAAAAAAATATATAAAAATCATTGATTTATAAAAATTATTTTTTTATTTATTTTAAAAATATTTTTTATATTAATATAAATAATTAATAAAAATATTGAGTACATAGAAGTATTACTAAAAGATCTCTATCTATTTTAAAAAATAACATAAAAATGTTAAAAAAAATATTAAGAATTGCTACTAGAAAAAGCCCTTTAGCTTTACTACAAAGCAATTTTATAAAAAAAAATCTATTATATTTTTATCCTCATCTAATTATTACGTTAATACCTATTGTTACACGCGGTGATCTCATTCTACATAAATCTTTATCCAATATTGGTGGAAAAGGATCATTTACTAAAGAATTAGAATTAGCTTTACTAGATAACCGAGCAGATATAGCTGTACATTCTATGAAAGACATTCCTAATACTATACCATCAGAATTATGTTTATCCAGTATTTCTAAAAGAGGAAACCCTTTAGATGCTTTTGTTTCTAATTGTTACCAATCTATAGATCAATTACCTAAACAAGCAATAATAGGAACTTCTAGCCTTAGGAGAAAAGCTCAATTAATTAGATATCGTCCTGATTTAATTATTCAACCATTACGTGGAAATATTGATACTCGTTTAAAAAAACTAGATGAAGGAAAATATACAGCTATTATTTTAGCTACTGAGGGATTAAATAGATTAGGATTAAAAAATAGAATCAATCAAATTATTCCAGCAGAATATTGTCTTCCTCCTTGTGGACAAGGAACGATTGGCGTGGAATATAGATTAAATGATCACAATATCTCTTTACTTTTAAAAAAAATAAAAGATAAAAATACTGAATATATTACAATGGCAGAACGATCTTTTTGTAAAAAAATGAATTCTGGATGTCATATTCCAGTTGCTAGTTATGCTATTTTAAAAAAAAATAAACTATGGTTAAGAGGTTTAGTTTGTTCCCCTAATGGAAAAATATTTCTATCAGGAGAGCGTATAGGAAAACCAAATTTTGGAGAAAAAATGGGCTATGAACTAGCTTCCGAATTATTAAAT
It encodes the following:
- the cyaY gene encoding iron donor protein CyaY; translated protein: MNILKFHKIVDELMFTIEDKLDNYCSNIDIDYEIQYHTMTITFYNKNKIIINRQESLKQIWLATKQNGYHFKYKKKEWICDKYKDNIWNILTNTFLIETNELIIFQKNI
- the hemC gene encoding hydroxymethylbilane synthase translates to MLKKILRIATRKSPLALLQSNFIKKNLLYFYPHLIITLIPIVTRGDLILHKSLSNIGGKGSFTKELELALLDNRADIAVHSMKDIPNTIPSELCLSSISKRGNPLDAFVSNCYQSIDQLPKQAIIGTSSLRRKAQLIRYRPDLIIQPLRGNIDTRLKKLDEGKYTAIILATEGLNRLGLKNRINQIIPAEYCLPPCGQGTIGVEYRLNDHNISLLLKKIKDKNTEYITMAERSFCKKMNSGCHIPVASYAILKKNKLWLRGLVCSPNGKIFLSGERIGKPNFGEKMGYELASELLNKGALKILKNIFF